Proteins encoded within one genomic window of Streptomyces sp. NBC_00523:
- a CDS encoding helix-turn-helix domain-containing protein, which produces MTAQQAIAPPCAPPGSPGDVTPTSGVIHVNSRHTSGFTVIGNHLAQHRDLSLLAIGLAVHIQSLPEGAKIGVKVLTARFPESEMRIAAALRELEAAGYLRRIRVRLRDGRVRTRTESHNRPYAMAPTPPVPYEAPRATTPPPAPPPPPPPPQQHPRPTPPANALHRTAALLLADLRRHAPVLTLSEADVAALTPGVVAWLERDAHPDAIRRALTTDLPAPLTHPARLLHHRVTALLPPPLPAPSAPPTVIPLQNCDDCNRAFRAPEPGQCRDCRTGGFQ; this is translated from the coding sequence ATGACTGCCCAGCAGGCTATCGCGCCCCCGTGCGCCCCGCCTGGTTCTCCCGGCGACGTCACACCGACCTCCGGTGTCATCCACGTCAACTCCCGCCACACGTCCGGCTTCACGGTCATCGGCAACCACCTCGCCCAGCACCGAGACCTGTCCCTCCTCGCGATCGGGCTCGCCGTGCACATCCAGTCGCTGCCCGAGGGCGCGAAGATCGGCGTCAAGGTCCTCACCGCGCGCTTCCCGGAGAGCGAGATGCGGATCGCGGCCGCGCTGCGCGAGCTGGAGGCGGCGGGCTACCTGCGCCGCATCCGCGTCCGCCTGCGGGACGGCCGCGTACGCACGCGTACGGAGTCGCACAACCGGCCGTACGCGATGGCCCCGACGCCGCCGGTGCCGTATGAGGCCCCGCGCGCCACGACTCCGCCGCCCGCCCCGCCGCCCCCGCCCCCGCCCCCGCAGCAGCACCCCCGGCCCACCCCACCCGCCAACGCCCTGCACCGGACCGCCGCTCTGCTCCTCGCGGACCTCCGCCGCCACGCGCCCGTGCTGACGCTCTCCGAGGCGGATGTCGCCGCGCTCACCCCGGGCGTCGTTGCCTGGCTCGAACGGGACGCACACCCCGACGCCATCCGCCGGGCCCTCACGACGGACCTCCCGGCCCCGCTCACCCACCCGGCGCGCCTCCTCCACCACCGCGTCACGGCCCTCCTGCCACCCCCGCTCCCGGCCCCGTCCGCGCCGCCCACCGTCATCCCCCTCCAGAACTGCGACGACTGCAACCGAGCCTTCCGCGCCCCGGAACCGGGCCAGTGCCGCGACTGCCGGACCGGCGGTTTCCAGTAA
- a CDS encoding helix-turn-helix domain-containing protein: MSANSETDEHGWDVDPEDESGAAVVAAVGRQLKAWREAAGMRAAEFGVLIGYGEDLIYKVEGGRRIPRPEYLDKSDDLLGAHGKIAVMKQDLAVVRYPKKVRELAKMEAQAVELAAYHHHNINGLLQTEGHMRALFAGWLPAYTQDELERVVAARLARRAIFDREPGPALSFVQEEVTLRRPVGGRMVWREQLEHLLEVGQLRNVSIQVVPTHREEHPGTGGLIEVLKFPDGSAVGRSEGAFSGRPVFDPKQLRILELRYGMIRAQALSPRESLAFIAQLLGET; the protein is encoded by the coding sequence ATGAGCGCCAACAGCGAGACGGACGAACACGGTTGGGACGTCGATCCCGAGGACGAGTCGGGCGCGGCGGTGGTCGCCGCCGTGGGCCGCCAGCTCAAGGCGTGGCGCGAGGCGGCGGGGATGCGGGCGGCGGAGTTCGGAGTGCTGATCGGGTACGGGGAGGACCTGATCTACAAGGTGGAGGGCGGCAGGCGCATCCCCCGGCCCGAGTATCTGGACAAGTCGGATGACCTCTTGGGCGCGCACGGCAAGATCGCTGTGATGAAGCAGGACTTGGCGGTGGTGCGGTACCCGAAGAAGGTTCGGGAGCTGGCGAAGATGGAAGCCCAGGCGGTGGAGCTGGCGGCGTACCACCACCACAACATCAACGGCCTGCTACAGACCGAAGGGCACATGCGGGCCCTCTTCGCAGGGTGGCTGCCCGCGTACACGCAGGACGAGCTGGAGCGCGTGGTGGCCGCGCGATTGGCACGGCGGGCGATCTTCGACCGCGAGCCGGGCCCTGCGCTCAGCTTCGTGCAGGAAGAGGTGACGCTGCGCCGCCCTGTTGGGGGCAGGATGGTATGGCGAGAGCAATTGGAACACCTACTGGAGGTGGGGCAGTTGCGGAATGTGTCGATCCAGGTTGTACCGACCCACCGCGAGGAGCACCCTGGGACTGGCGGTCTGATCGAGGTCCTGAAGTTTCCCGACGGCAGCGCTGTAGGACGCTCGGAGGGGGCTTTCAGCGGCCGCCCGGTGTTCGATCCGAAGCAGCTCAGGATCCTGGAGTTGCGCTATGGGATGATCCGGGCCCAGGCCCTCTCTCCAAGGGAGTCACTGGCCTTCATCGCGCAATTGCTGGGAGAGACATGA